CAACAACGGCGCGAGCACTGCCCATGCCGCGTCGGTCAGTTCGTGTCGGCGGCCAACCCCATGCGCACCTCCAGCCAGCGTCCCTCGAAGCTATGAACCGCTGGCTGGATTGTCAGACACGACCTAGCGCGCGGCGCGCGCGAGGCGCCGCACGACGGGATGCGGATCGTCGGCGGCGCGCGCGCGCAGCTCCGCGCGCACCTGCGGAAAGCGGCTCTGGCCCAGCACCGCGGCCGCGTACGCGCGGCGTGGCCAGGCGTCGCCGCCCAGCGCGTCCCACAGCAGCGCGCGGTCGGGCCCCAGGCGCAGGGAGCCGAGCAGCAGCATCCACGCGAGCGCGGCGGCGAGCACGCCGCGCGACACCCACGTCGGCGTCGCGTGCACGGGTGCACCTGCGCGCGTCGCGAGCACGCGGCGCACGCGCGTGTGCAGCTGCGGCGCGCGCGCCATCGCCAGCGAAGCCGACGCATGCAGCGTGCGCCCGCGCGCCTCCGCCGCCACGTCCAGCAGGCACTGCGCGTACTCGCTCGGCCGCACGCCGGCGGCCAGCACGCGCGCGTCGCACGCCTCCTCGCGCGCGTCGCGCAGCCCGCGCCGCGCCCACCACGCGGCCGGGTGGAACCAGTACCACGCGAACGCCACGTGGGCGAGCGCCTGCACCACGCAGTCGAGGCGGCGCACGTGGGCCAGCTCGTGCAGCAGCGCGAGCCGGCGCCGCTCCGCCGGCCACACGGCGGCGGACGAGGGCAGCAGGATCACGGGATCCAGCGTGCCCCACGTGAGCGGCGTCGCCACCTCGTCGCTGAGGCGCAGCTCGACGCCCTGGTGCGTGCCCATCGCGGTGCACGCATCGCGCAGCGCGCGCGTCCACGCGCGGTCGGTGACCGGCGTCGCGCGCCGCGTGATCGCGCGCACGCTCCACCAGCCCGCGGCCATCCGCGCGAGCACCAGCAGCGCGCCACCGATCCAGAGCGCGAGCAGCGCGGTCGCGAGCGTCGCCGTCGTGCGCGCGGCAGCCTCCCCCGTGGGGAACGCCATCGCCGCGGCGCCGAGTGCGAGCAGCGGCGCGGCGACGGGCGCGGGGACGCCGCGGCCCCACGCGCCCACGGGCAGCCAGCACAGCACCGAGACGAGCAGCATGCCGACGAGCGCCGCAGCGTGGACGTGCGCGCGCGCCGCCGGTCCCACGCGGCGCGCGATCGGCAGCGCGAGCGTGACGCCGCCCAGGCACAGCGTCGCATGCAGCAGCACGACGTAGCCGTTCCAGAGCGCACCGAGCGCCGCGCCGCCGCTCACGCGCGTCTCACCCGCGTCTCACGCGCCGCGCGCCCGCGCGTCGGCGATCATCGCGATCAGCTCCTCGCGCTCGGCCGGCGACAGGTCGCGCTCGGACGCGTCGAGCAGCGCGGCCACCGCGTCGCGCGTCGACCCGCCGAAGAAGGTGCCGAGCAGGTGGCGCAGCGCGGAGGCGCGCGCCTGGTCGCGCGCGACCGTGGGCGCGTAGACGTGCCGCGTGCCGACGCGCGTGTGGCGCACGTGGCCCTTGTCCTCGAGGATGCGCAGCAGCGTGCGCATGGCCGTCTCGCTGGGCGCGCCGGCGAGGCGCGCGCACACCTCGCCGGCGCTCGACGGGCCGTGGCGATAGAGCACGTCGAGGATCTGCCGCTCGCGCCGGCTGAGGGCGTCGGGCGTGGGCGCGGGGGATCGGGGCACGACCGCCAATATATTGGCGGATCCCGATCCGTCAACGCGAGCCGGTCGTCCCCGCCGCCGCCACGGCGTCGGCGAGCGCCTGCGCGCGCGCCGCGTATGCCGCGACCTTCCGTGCGTAGCGCCGGCGCGCGACCGCGTAGCCCACGCCCGCCACCGCGGCCGCGGGCACCACCGCCACGGCGCCGAGCGGGTTCACGAGCGCGGCGAAGGCGAGGAAGCCGCCGCCGCCGCCGGCCGCCACGAACCAGCTCGCGAACGTCCCCTGCGACACGCCGTCGAGCGCGACGCGCACCTCGATGGTCGTGCGCCCCTGCGCCGGGACGACGTTCACGTCCGTCTGCGCGCCGTCGAGCTGCCCGCGCCACGTGAACGTGCGGCCGAGCGTGGTCGCGGTGCCCATGCCGACGCCGGGGATGCGGCGCACGGCGGCCAGCAGCGCGTCGGCGACGTGCGATGCGTCGACGGCGACCTCGCCCTCGACCTCGACCTCGCGCACGATCACCAGCGCGCGCGGCCCGCCGCGCCACCGGTCGCCACTCGATGCGGCGCGCGTCGCGTCCAGCTCCGCGGCCGCGCGTCGCACCATCGCCGGATCGAGGCCCGCCTCGACGGCGACGCGCTCGAGCTCCGGCAGCGTGAGCCCGCCCGGTGCGTGCGTCTGCCGTTCCAGCGACGCCGCCCCCTTGAAGATGAGCGCGACCTCGCGGTCGTCGAAGCGTCGCTCGCTCATGGGCGCCTCATCCCGCGACGATCCCGCCGTCGAGCACGAGCGCGTGTCCGATCATGAACGCCGCCGCGTCGGAGCACAGGTACAGCACGCCCGCCGCGATCTCCGCCGGGGTGCCGAGTCGGCCGATGGGCAGGCGGCGCGCGAGCTGCGCTTCGCGCTCGGGATCGGCGCCGGTGATCTGCGCGACCATCGGCGTGTCGGTGAAGCCCGGGCAGATCGCGTTCACGCGCAGGCCGCGCCGCGCGTACTCCAGCGCCGCGGTCTTCGTCAGCCCGACGACGCCGTGCTTGCTGGCCGCGTACGCCGCGTGCGCGGGGAAGCCCGCGAGTCCGGCGACCGACGCGACGTTGACGATCGCGGTCGTGCGTCCCGTCTGCGCGCCGCGCGCGAGCAGCGCCGGGATCTGGTGGCGCATGCACCGCCACACGCCGGTGAGGTTGACGTCGACGGTGCGCAGCCACGCGGCCTCGGCGTACGCGTGCGTGGGCGCCTCGACGCCGCCGACGCCCGCGGCGTTCACCGCCAGGTCGACCCCACCGAGCGTGGAGACGGCCGTCGCGACCATCGCCTTCACGGCCGCGTCGTCGGTGACGTCGGCGACGACGGCGAGCGCGGTGCCGCCTGCCGCGTGCACCTCGTCGGCGACGCTCCGTGCGCGCGCCTCGTCGACGTCGGCCACGACGACCTGCGCGCCGGCCTGCGCCAGCGCGTGCACGCTCGCGCGCCCGATCCCCGACGCGCCGCCCGTGACCACGGCCACGCGCCCTGCCAGCTCCTGCGTCATCGTGCACGACCTCCGGTTGCGGTGCCGGGCAACCTTACGGTGTCGCGCGGGATTCTGGGAGAGGCGGCGTGCTGCGTGGCGCGCGACTTCACGCCGGACCTGTTGGCCTTTGGGGAGGATGCGGATGCTCCGGATGATGCGGATGCTGCGGATCGTCCCGCGTGGCGGCGTTGCTCCCTGCACCGGTGCGGAGCGATCCGTCTGATCCGACGCATCCGGAGCATCCGCGTCCTCCCCAATAGGCACCGTCTCCGCTGCGCGACGACGCGTCCAGAGGTCGTTCACGCAGCGCGCAGCCCGCAGCCGTCTATTCCGCGGTCGCCGCGTAGATCGCCAGCGTTGCCGCGCGCCACGCCTCCGTGACGTATGTCCACGCCAGCCCGAACGCGTCCTGCCGGCCGCGGCGCGCGAGCGGACCCGTGGTCTCCAGCCCCGCGGGCTCCGCGGTGATGGGGAGGCGCACGCTCCACCCGCCGTCGCCCAGTCGCTGCACGCGCACCGTCGGCGGGCCCAGCTCGGCCGCGGCGGCGCGGCGGACGGCGCGGCGATGCCCCGCGGCCGCGCTCCCGTGCGCGTCCCACACCGACAGCAGGGCGTCGCGCAGCTCGGGCGGCGCCGCGCGCACGCGCAGCAGGCGCGCGTCGAACGGGGCGCGGCGGCCGCGCGCGACCGGCTCGCGCCTGCCCCGCGCGCCGCGCGTCCAGCGCCCCGCGCCGAACGCGTCCTCCAGCAGCCGCGCGACCGCGTCCAGCGTCTCCGACGCCGCGCCGAAGAGCGCGTCCACCTCCACGAACAGCGCCGGCGAGACGGCCAGCGTCGTCAGCTCGCGCGCGTCGAGCAGCGTCGCCGTCTGCCGCGCGGCCTCCGCCGCCCGCGCATAGCGCAGCGCCGCCGCCAGCGCCCGCTGCTCGGCCGCGTCCACCAGGAAGCGCAGCCGCAGCGCGTGCGCGCCGAGCGAGGGCACGTCGGCGAGCGTCTCGAGCGGCGGACGCCACGCCAGCGTCCCGGCGGCCGAGACGAGATGGGCGCCGCCGTCGCCGGGTGGGTCGCACTCGTCGGTCACGAGCACCACCGGGCGCACCCCCTCGTCGCGCGCCAGCGCGTCCGGATCGACCGCCTGCCACGTCCACAGCGTCGCCGCGTGCCCGTTCGGCGTGCCCTCGACGCCCGGGACGGCGCCCCACGGCGGCGCGGCGGAGAGCCCCGCGGCCACGTCGGCCGGGCGCAGGCCCAGCGCGCGCAGCGTCGCCGCCAGCATCGGCCCACTGCCCGCCACTCCCGCGCCGCCCACCGCCGGTGTGGGCGCGTCGGCCGCCACCCCCCACGCGCCGGGCGGCGCTCCCGCCGGGCCGCGGCGCAGCGTCACGCCGCCCGTGCACACCACGCGCGTCGCCGGCGTCGGCAGCTCGGAGAGCAGCCGCGCCAGGGGAGGGGCGGGGGGGAGGTTGGAAGGGAGCAGGGGCACCGAGGAGGGAGCCCGCGCGACCGGGGAAGGTCGTCGCGGACCGGAGGGGACGTCGCCGTGGCCGGGGCTGGCGTGCCCGGACTCGATGACGGGATGCTAAGTTGGGGCGCCCGGCCGGGGCGTCGGCCGGACGGGGAGCTCGGCCATACCAGCAGAGTGTCGGTCGCTGGCTCCGTGAACCGCAGGACTTCCAGAGACTTCCAGAGATCCCTCGATGCCCCCTGTCCCGTCCCATCCCGCCGCGCGGGCGCTCTGGCAGCCTCGAGCACAAGCACGACGCGCGCCGTTGCGCTCGGGCCCGCCAGCGCCGGCGGACCACGGGCGGCTCGCGCGGCGCCTCGGCGGCCTCGTCCTCTGCGCAGCGAGCCTCCTGGGAGGATGCGCGCGCCCCCGGGGTGATGCCGGTCACACGCTACCCGCGCCCATTCCCGAAGTGAAGGGTGTGGTGCGGACGCAATACCAGATGCGGTATCAGGACATCGCCGAGGGGACCGGCACCCTGGCCGCGCCGGGGAAGGTGTACGTCGTCCACTACACGGGCTGGCTGACCGACGGGCGGAAGTTCGACTCGTCGCGCGACCGCAACGAGCCGCTCCGCTTCGAGCAGGGGCGCCGCCGCGTCATCCCCGGCTGGGACGCGGGCTTCGAGGGGATGCGCGTGGGCGGCCGCCGCCGGCTGTTCATCCCGTACCAGCTGGCCTACGGGATCCCCGGCCGCTCCCCCACCATCCCGCCCTGCGCGGAGCTGATCTTCGACGTCGAGCTGCTCGGCGTCGAGGAGCCGCCCGCCACGCCGGCCCCGGCGACGCCGCCGCGCCCGCTCAACCCCGCCGACTCCACGCGCAGCTGCCCGCGCTGACCCCGACGCAACTGATGTCCATCGCCACCCCGCCCGTCCCCGTCGCCCCCGACGAGGCGCCTCCGCCGCGCGCCCCCGACCTCCCCGACGCGCCGGGCACCGGCACGCTCGCCTGGGTCGGGCCGTTCGCCGTCTTCATGGTCTGGCTGGCGCTCGACGGCCACCTGCCGCTGGAGCAGCCGCTGAAGGAGGTCGTGCGCGACCTCGTCATCCTGACGTCGATCCTGCTCTTCTCGCGGCGCGTGCTGGCCGAGCACGCGCGCCGCGCGCCGCACTGGCTGGCGAGCATCGGGCTGGGCATCGCCGTGTGCGCGCTCTGGGTCGCGCCCGACCTGCTGGTGCCGGGCTGGCGCGAGTCGCCGCTCTTCCAGAACGGGATCACGGGCCGCCTCAAGACGTCCATCCCGCCCGAGGAGCTGACGCCGCTGATGCTCGTGCTGCGCACGGCGCGCGCGGCGCTGCTGGTGCCGGTGCTGGAGGAGCTGTTCTGGCGCGGCTGGCTCCCGCGCTGGCTGCAGGACACGCGCTTCCAGCGCGTCCCGCTCGGCACCTTCACGACGTTCGCGTTCTGGGCCACCGCCGTCCTGTTCGCGGCCGAGCACGGGCCGTACTGGGAGGTGGGGCTGCTGTGCGGCGTGATCTACAACTGGTGGATGCGGCGCACGCGGTCGATGGGGGACCTGATCCTGGCGCACGCGACGACGAACCTGGCGCTGTCGGTGTTCGTCATCGGGACCAAGCACTGGACGTTCTGGATGTGACGGAGGACGGTGGGGCGGAGGACGGAACGGCGGGTAACGATGAAGCGTGAAACGATAAGGCGGACCCTTCGAGCTTGATGCTTCAAGCCGAGAGGTCCGCCTCTCCGTTTCACGCCGTTCCGTCCTCCGCTTCATCGTCCTCCGCCGTTCCGTCCTCCGCCTCCGCACGAAATTGGGTATTGCGACCCAAGTGTGAGCCGACCCGCGGTTGAAGGTTCATGGCGTCGCGCGGCGGATGCCGCTGCGGCCTGACCTCATCGCCAATCGGATCCGATCATGTCGCTCCGTCACGCCTTCCGACTCTCGCTCGCCGCCGTCCTCATCGCCGCCTGCGCCGACGGCACGCCCACCGATCCCGCGCTCCGCGCCGGCGCGCGGGCGATGAACCGCGCCGAGGCGAACCAGGCGCTCGCGGCGGCGCGCGCGGCGGCCGCGCGGTTCATGGACGTCGACGCGGCCGTCGCCGCGGGCTACGCGCCGCAGGGCGGGTGCGTCGCCGTCCCGGGGCTCGGCGGCATGGGCGTCCACTACGTGAACGTCGCGGGCGTGATGGACCCCACGCTCGACCCGGCGAACCCCGAGATCCTCGTCTACGAGCCGCAGAAGAACGGGCGCCTGCGCCTGGTCGCGGTGGAGTACATGCAGGTCAACACGCCCGGCTCGTCGCGCCCGTCGCTGTTCGACGTCGCGTTCGAGAACGGCCCGCCGGTCGGCCCGATGCAGACGTACGCGCTCCACGCGTGGGTGGGGCAGCACAACCCGAACGGCACCTTCACCGCGTTCAACCCGACGGTGAGCTGCGACTACGCTCCGGCCGCGCCCGCGGCGGCGGAGGTCGCCGCGCACGCGCACCACTGACCGGACGACCCGGGCGTTCCCGATAGTTTGAGTCCGAACATTGCGCCGCCCCCCGAGTCCACCACGGCCCGGAGGCGGCGCAATGTTCTACTCGGACGGCAGGCTCCAGTACCCGGTGCGCGTCGAACGACCGAACCCGGTCTTCGCGCGCGCGCTCCAGCAGGCGATCGGCGGGGTCGAGGGCGAGATCCGCGTGATGATGCAGTACCTCTTCCAGGCGTGGGGGCAGCGCGGCCCACGCCGGTACCGCGAGATGATCCTCGCCACCGGCACCGAGGAGATCGGGCACATCGAGATGCTCGCGACCGCGGTGGCGCTCAACCTCGAGGGCGCCCCGCTGTCGTTCCAGGAGGAAGGGGCGAAGGATCCGCTCGTCGGTGCGGTGATGGGCGGCATGAACCTGCGCCACGTGCTGTCCACCGGGCTCGCCGCCACGCCGGAGAACGCCAACGGCGTCCCGTTCAACGCGTCGCACGTCTACGCCAGCGGCAACGTCGCCGCCGACATGTACGCGAACGTCGCCGCCGAGGCGACGGGGCGGGCGCTCGCGACGCGCCTGTGGCACATGACGGACGACGCAGGGATGAAGGACATGCTGTCGTTCCTGATCGCGCGCGACACGATGCACCAGAACCAGTGGCTGGCGGTCATCGAGGAGCTCGGCGGCGAGACGGAGCAGCTCCCGATCCCCAACAGCTTCCCGCAGTCGGAGGAGGCGAGGGAGTTCGCCTACGCCTTCGTCGACCCGCGGGTGGGCGGCGACGCGGGACCGCTGCCGGAGCGGCTCGCCGGTGGGCGCTCGGTCGACGGGAAGGGCGAGTTCCGCGTCGAGCCGGCGCGCCCCCTCGGCGACGTGCCGACGCTGGCGGCGCCGCGCCCGAACGGCGGCGCGCAGGCCGAGCAGGTCACCGCGCCCACGGGCGTGCTCGGCGCGATGAAGCACGCGATCACGGGCGAGGGCTGACGCGGGCTAGCGCCCGCGCGCGATCGCGCGTGCGGCGATCCGGTCGGTCAGCGACGGCGCGACGAGGCGCAGCCACTGGCCGACCTTTCCGCGCGCGGTCATCACGAGCTCGCGCTTGCGGCGCGCGGCGGCGCGCAGCGTGAGGCGCGCGCACTCGTCGGCGCTCATGACGGCATCCTCCTGCACCGGGCTCTCACCGAGCGGGCGCCCGTCGGGGCCGACGGCGTGGCGGCGCACACCGGTGGCGACGAAGCCCGGATAGACCATCGTCACGCTGACGCCGTCGTCCTGCAGCTCGATGCGCAGCGAGTCGAAGAAGCCCGCCATCGCGTGCTTGCTGGCGGCGTAGCCGGTGCGCGTGGGCACGCCGGTCTTCGCGGTCAGGCTCGCGACGCCGACGATGCGCCCGCGCGTGCGCTTCAGGTGCGGCAGCGCGTGGAACGTGCAGTACACGGCGCCGAGGTAGTTCACGCGCATGATGCGCTCGAGCCCCGCGAGGTCGCGCAGCGCGTCGAAGCGCGCCCACATGCTGATGCCCGCGTTGTTGACGAGCGTGTCGATGCGCCCGTATTCCGCGACCGTGCGCTCGACGAGCGCGCGGCACTGCGCCTCGTCGCTCACGTCGGTCGGCACCGCGATCGCGCGCGCGCCCACCGCACGTCCGGCCGCGAGGCACTCGTGCACCGCGTCGTCCAGCTCGTCCCGCGACCGCGCGGCGAGCGCCAGCCACGCCCCCTGTTCGGCGAGCTGGCGCGCGAGGGCGCGGCCGATGCCGCTGCTGGCGCCGGTCAGCACCACGACGTTCTGTTTGAACGAGGACACGGAGGACGGTGGGGCGGAGGACGATGAAGCGGAGGACGATGAAGCGTGAGACGGTGAGGCGGACGTTTCGAGCTTACAGCTTCAGGCGAGAGTCCGCCCTGTCGTTTCACGCTCTTCCGTCCTCCGCCGTTTCGTTCTCCGCCTTTCCGTTCTCCGCTGCCAGCCGTTCGAGCGCGTCGCCCGTCACCCGCATCACGGTCCATTCGTCCATCGCCACCGCTCCCAGCGCCCGGTAGAAGCCGATCGCCGGCGCGTTCCAGTCGAGCACCGCCCACTCGAAGCGCCCGCAGCCGCGCGCGAGCGCGACGCGCGCGAGGTGCGACAGCAGCGCGCGCCCGATCCCGCGGCCGCGGTGCTCGGGGAAGACGAACAGGTCCTCGAGGTAGAGGCCGCGCCGCGCGAGGAAGGTGGAGTAGTTGTGGAAGAAGAGCGCGAACCCCGCCGCCTCGCCGTTCCACTCCGCGATCACGACCTCGGCCTGCGGCTGCGCGCCGAACAGCGTCTCGCGCAGCTGCGCCTCGGTCGCGACGCACTCGTCGAGGAGCCGCTCGTACTCGGCCAGCCCGCGGATCAGGCGCAGGACGGTGGGGACGTCGTCCGCCGTGGCGGCGCGCAGGCGGAGGGCGGTGGTGGGATCGTCGATGGCCATGCGCGGGAGCTAATCGCGCCCGGCAGGGCGGGGAAGTGGGCCGCGGAGGGCTGGCGCGCGCGAGCCCGCGCGTGCTGCATTCATGCCGCACGCACGCTGCCTCCGGCACGCCCGTCACCACCACGACCCGTCGATCCTCACAATGCGCCGTCCATCTCTGCTCCTCCCGCTCGTCCTGCTCGCGGCCCCCGCCGCCGCACGCGCGCAGCACACCGGCCACCATCCCGCGCCCGCGACGGCGGACAGCGCGAAGGTGACGAAGGACGGGCACCACGCCGCCGCCGGCTGGAAGGAGATGGACGCGTTCCACACGCAGCTCGCCGCCACGTGGCATCCGGCCAGCAGGAGCGACGACCTGAAGCCACTGCGCGCCCGCGCCGGCGCGCTCGCCGACGCCGCGCGCGCCTGGGCCGCGGCCGCGGTGCCGAAGGCCTGCGACACGCCGGCCACGCGCACCACCATCGCCGCGCTGGCCACCGACGCGCGCGCGCTCGCCGACCTCGCCGCGAAGCCCGCGACCACCGACGCGCAGCTCAAGGCGTCGCTGAAGGCGCTGCACGACCGCTTCGAGCCCGTGGAGCACGGGTGCGCGCCAGGCGGGGCGAAGCACCACTAGGACGCTGCGTGCGGCGTGGCCAGCAGCATCGCGCCGGACCTCTGTGCCTCTGGGAGGGATGCGGATGCTCCGGATCGTGAACGGCGATGCTTCGGATCGCTCCGCATCGCGGCGACGTCTCATGCGCCACACGGCGCGATCCGTCTGATCCGTTCCGATCCGGAGCATCCGCATCCGCACCAATGGCCAACAGCCCGGGCGCGACGTCGGCCGCCGAGGGCACGGAGCAGGACCCGCAGCCCGCAGCGCCTTGCAGGTCCCCGACGTAGCATAGGACGCCGCGTCCCCACGCGTCGCGCCGTCCGCCCCCCACCCGTCTCCCGATGTCCCCACAGCTCCCACGCGCCGCCCTCGCGGTCGCGCTGGCCGCCGCGCTGCCCCTCGGCGCCCAGTCGCCCAGCGCCACGCGTCTGCTGCGCATGCCCAGCGTCAGCGCGCAGCACGTCGCCTTCACCTACGCCAACAACGTCTGGGTCGTCGAGCGCGCCGGCGGCAACGCGCGCCGCCTCACCAGCTTCCAGGGCGAGACGACGAATCCCAAGCTCTCGCCCGACGGGCGCTGGGTCGCGTTCAGCGCCGAGTACGGCGGGAACACCGACGTGTACGTCGTGCCGGTGCAGGGCGGCCAGCCGAAGCGCCTGACGTGGCACGCGTCGCCCGACCAGGTGCAGGGGTGGACGCCCGACGGCGCCGCGATCGTCTTCGCGTCGAATCGCGCGACGGCCGCGCCCACCGCCGCGCCGCGCTTCTGGACCGTGCCCGCCGCCGGCGGCCCCGAGGCCGCGATGCCGATGCCGCGCGCCTTCCAGGGGAAGATCTCGCCCGACGGCAAGCGCGTCGCGTACCGCATGAACAACTCCTGGGACGACGAGCGCCGCAACTACCGCGGCGGCCAGAATCGGCCCATCTGGATCATGGACCTCGCGAGCCACACGGTGGAGACGCCGACGTGGACCGACTCGAAGGACATCGATCCCGTCTGGCTGGGCAGCTCGGTGTACTTCATCTCGGACCGCGACGGCGTGCAGAACGTCTGGGCGTACGACGGCAAGGACAGGCCGTTGCGCCAGCTCACGCGCTTCACCGACTTCGACGTGAAGACGCTCGACGCGGGCGGCGGCGTGCTGGTGTTCGAGCAGGCCGGATACCTCCATGAGCTCGACCCCGCGAGCGGGCGCACGAAGCGGCTCGACATCGCGGTCGCGGGCGACTTCCCGTGGATGATGCCGCAGTGGAAGGACGTCGCGAACCGCATGACCGACCTCGCGCTCTCGCCCACCGGCAAGCGCGCGGCGGTCGAGGCGCGCGGCGAGATCTTCACCATTCCGGCCGAGAAGGGCGACGTGCGCAACCTGACGCACGCCAGCGGGTCGGCGGAGATCGCGCCCGTATGGTCGCCGGACGGCCGGTCGGTGGCGTACTTCAGCGATCGTTCCGGTGAATACCGACTGTATGTGACGCAACAGGAAGGCATCGCGCCGCCGCGCGAGATCGCCCTGCCGGAGCCGAGCCGCCCGTACGCGCCCGCGTGGTCGCCGGACGGGCGCCGCATCGCGTACCAGGACTCGCACCTGAACCTGTGGGTGCTGGACGTCGCCAGCGGACGCGCGACGCGCGCCGACACCGACCCGCACTTCAGCGGCTCGCGCACCATCGTGCCGGTGTGGAGCCCGGACTCGCGCTACATCGCGTACCCGAAGCGCCTGCCGTCGCTGTACCGCGCGATCTTCCTCTACGACGTGGAGGCCGGACGCGCGCGGCAGGTGACCGACGGCCTCGCCGACGCGACGCAGCCGGCGTGGGACGCGAGCGGCAAGTACCTCTGGTTCATGGCGTCGACGAACTTCGCGATGAACTCGGGGCTGCTCGACATGTCGGCGTACGAGCATGAGCAGACGCGCGGCCTGTACCTGATGGTGCTGGCGAAGGGCGAGCCGTCGCCGCTGCTGCCGGAGAGCGACGAGGAGGCCGCGCGCGCGGGCCGCGCGCCGCAGCAGCCGGGGCGCGACATGCCGCCCGCGGACAGCAGCGCGACGCCCGCGTCGGCGACGCGCGCGGCGAGCGCCCAGCCGCGAGACACCGCCGCGCGCGCGGCCGCGATCGGCCCGCGCTCGACGACGGTGCGCATCGACTTCGACGGGCTGCAGCAGCGCATCATCGCCGTGCAGGACGTCGCCATCCGCGACTACGCGCAGCTGCGCGCGGGCGCGCCGGGCACGGTGTACTTCGTCGAGGCGGTCCCGCAGACGGGCACCAGCGCGCAGGGCGGCTTCGGCGGGGGCGGCGGCACGCTGCACCGCTACCAGCTGACGACGCGCCGCGCGGCGCCGTTCGCGACCAACGTCGCGCAGTACGTCGTCAGCGCCGACGGGAAGAAGCTCCTCTACCGCACGCCCGGGCAGCAGGCCGCGCTCTTCCTGGTGGACGCCGACAAGGCCGCGCCGACGGCGGGGCAGGGGCGGCTGAACGCGCAGCTGCGCGCGTACGTCGACCCGAAGGCGGAGTTCGCGCAGATCTTCGCGGAAGGATGGCGCAACCAGCGCAACAACTTCTACGTGAAGAACCTGCACGGCACGGACTGGCCGGCGATGCGGAAGATGTACGAGCCGCTGCTGGCGCACGTGAACCACCGGGCGGACCTCAACTACCTCATCGACATGATGGGGGCCGAGACGGCGATCGGGCACTCGTACGTGCGCGGCGGCGACATGCCCGAGGTCCCGACGTCCACCGCCGGCCTCCTCGGCGCCGACTTCACGGTCGAGGGCGGCCGCTACCGCATCGCGCGCATCTACGACGCGGAGAGCTGGAACCCCGAGCTGCGCGCGCCGCTGGCGATGCCGGGCGTGAACGTCGCTCGCGGCGACTACGTGCTGGCGGTCAACGGCGTCGAGCTCACCGCGCCGGACAACCTGTACCGCCTGCTGGACGGCACGGCCAACCGGCAGACGGTGCTGACGGTGAACGCGACGCCGTCGATGGCGGGCGCGCGGCAGGT
This is a stretch of genomic DNA from Roseisolibacter agri. It encodes these proteins:
- a CDS encoding BlaI/MecI/CopY family transcriptional regulator, which encodes MPRSPAPTPDALSRRERQILDVLYRHGPSSAGEVCARLAGAPSETAMRTLLRILEDKGHVRHTRVGTRHVYAPTVARDQARASALRHLLGTFFGGSTRDAVAALLDASERDLSPAEREELIAMIADARARGA
- a CDS encoding GNAT family N-acetyltransferase, which translates into the protein MAIDDPTTALRLRAATADDVPTVLRLIRGLAEYERLLDECVATEAQLRETLFGAQPQAEVVIAEWNGEAAGFALFFHNYSTFLARRGLYLEDLFVFPEHRGRGIGRALLSHLARVALARGCGRFEWAVLDWNAPAIGFYRALGAVAMDEWTVMRVTGDALERLAAENGKAENETAEDGRA
- a CDS encoding manganese catalase family protein, with the protein product MFYSDGRLQYPVRVERPNPVFARALQQAIGGVEGEIRVMMQYLFQAWGQRGPRRYREMILATGTEEIGHIEMLATAVALNLEGAPLSFQEEGAKDPLVGAVMGGMNLRHVLSTGLAATPENANGVPFNASHVYASGNVAADMYANVAAEATGRALATRLWHMTDDAGMKDMLSFLIARDTMHQNQWLAVIEELGGETEQLPIPNSFPQSEEAREFAYAFVDPRVGGDAGPLPERLAGGRSVDGKGEFRVEPARPLGDVPTLAAPRPNGGAQAEQVTAPTGVLGAMKHAITGEG
- a CDS encoding M56 family metallopeptidase; this encodes MSGGAALGALWNGYVVLLHATLCLGGVTLALPIARRVGPAARAHVHAAALVGMLLVSVLCWLPVGAWGRGVPAPVAAPLLALGAAAMAFPTGEAAARTTATLATALLALWIGGALLVLARMAAGWWSVRAITRRATPVTDRAWTRALRDACTAMGTHQGVELRLSDEVATPLTWGTLDPVILLPSSAAVWPAERRRLALLHELAHVRRLDCVVQALAHVAFAWYWFHPAAWWARRGLRDAREEACDARVLAAGVRPSEYAQCLLDVAAEARGRTLHASASLAMARAPQLHTRVRRVLATRAGAPVHATPTWVSRGVLAAALAWMLLLGSLRLGPDRALLWDALGGDAWPRRAYAAAVLGQSRFPQVRAELRARAADDPHPVVRRLARAAR
- a CDS encoding SDR family NAD(P)-dependent oxidoreductase — its product is MTQELAGRVAVVTGGASGIGRASVHALAQAGAQVVVADVDEARARSVADEVHAAGGTALAVVADVTDDAAVKAMVATAVSTLGGVDLAVNAAGVGGVEAPTHAYAEAAWLRTVDVNLTGVWRCMRHQIPALLARGAQTGRTTAIVNVASVAGLAGFPAHAAYAASKHGVVGLTKTAALEYARRGLRVNAICPGFTDTPMVAQITGADPEREAQLARRLPIGRLGTPAEIAAGVLYLCSDAAAFMIGHALVLDGGIVAG
- a CDS encoding SDR family oxidoreductase; the protein is MSSFKQNVVVLTGASSGIGRALARQLAEQGAWLALAARSRDELDDAVHECLAAGRAVGARAIAVPTDVSDEAQCRALVERTVAEYGRIDTLVNNAGISMWARFDALRDLAGLERIMRVNYLGAVYCTFHALPHLKRTRGRIVGVASLTAKTGVPTRTGYAASKHAMAGFFDSLRIELQDDGVSVTMVYPGFVATGVRRHAVGPDGRPLGESPVQEDAVMSADECARLTLRAAARRKRELVMTARGKVGQWLRLVAPSLTDRIAARAIARGR
- a CDS encoding FKBP-type peptidyl-prolyl cis-trans isomerase — protein: MRTQYQMRYQDIAEGTGTLAAPGKVYVVHYTGWLTDGRKFDSSRDRNEPLRFEQGRRRVIPGWDAGFEGMRVGGRRRLFIPYQLAYGIPGRSPTIPPCAELIFDVELLGVEEPPATPAPATPPRPLNPADSTRSCPR
- a CDS encoding CAAX prenyl protease-related protein — encoded protein: MSIATPPVPVAPDEAPPPRAPDLPDAPGTGTLAWVGPFAVFMVWLALDGHLPLEQPLKEVVRDLVILTSILLFSRRVLAEHARRAPHWLASIGLGIAVCALWVAPDLLVPGWRESPLFQNGITGRLKTSIPPEELTPLMLVLRTARAALLVPVLEELFWRGWLPRWLQDTRFQRVPLGTFTTFAFWATAVLFAAEHGPYWEVGLLCGVIYNWWMRRTRSMGDLILAHATTNLALSVFVIGTKHWTFWM